GAATTTCAAGCAGCAATACTAAGACCTACCATTTTGTTACATTATTCAAACTTTGAATTCAGGGCGCCAGAAAGACATGGGAGCAGTGAAGAACAGCTGGTTGCTTCTTCCAGGGCACTGGGATTCAAGACCTACTAcctacatagtagctcacaactgtctatatctCTAGTCCCCGGAGAAgctaaggccatcttctggtctccactaTGAATTGCACACAAGTAGTGCGGAGACATACATGCAcgtaaacacccatacacatatgtaagtaagtaagtaagtaagtaaataaataaataaataaataaataaataaataagacattcaAAGAGCCTtaaaaagggagatatagaggctggaaagatagttcagtggttaaaagcactggctgctcttccagtggtcctcagttcaattaccagcaaccacatggtggttcacagccatgtgtaatgggatcacATTTTCTCTTCTGCTCCTCCTGAAAGAaaccacagtgtactcacatatgtgcaataatttttttaaaagactctaACAAGACTCTCTATGCCTACTTTTGTTTAAGAAACTTTCCTTGTCCTGGCTTTCTTCCTCAGtatgttaatgtgtgtgtttatacctgGGTGACTGGGTGTGTTCAGAGGTTTTAgggggtggaggccagaggacaatgttTATTGTTATTCATTTCATGCATGGCctccttttaaaaagtgtttttttttgttttgttttgttttgttttgttttgttttgttttgtaagtaggtttccctctgtgtagctctgtgtgttctggaactcactctgtagacctgactggccacaaactcagagggtcacctgcctctacatcctgagtgctagaattaaaggcatcacTGCTGTCTggccaagacagggtttccctgtggagCCCTGGATGTCATAGAACtagctttgtaaaccaggctggcctggaactcagaaatcaacctgcttCAGCCTTTGGAGTCCTACATTAAAAGCAAGCACCATGCCTAGCCACCTAGCattatctcttcttttcctttttattaatttatttatttccattttaaacaatatttcctttcttagattcccctctgcaaaccaccCTTTCCGTGCCCCACTTTTTGCCTGTTTGAGAATGCTCCACCAACCACttacacactcctgcctcaccaatctagcatccccctacattgAGGCATCAAGCTTCtgtaggaccaaggtcctctccaacaattgatgccagataaggccatcctctgctacatatgtagctggaagcatggattcctccatgtgtactctttcgttGCACACCTAGCATTTTCAATGTGTGTTCTTGTCCTGCATGCTATcatctcaccagcaagaacacatgcggacaaccggatccttctgcagcaatgctttattacgctagcttcagcatgaagaggaagaccccgagccccaaaaaggcgctgcttatatataCCTCAGTGcggcgtgtccacacctgattggctgctctctcagCACACCCCGGGTTTGGGCAGTGACTCGGCGTgaacacactcttgcacatgcgcatattgcttgtttaccagttaggccaAGCAGGCACAGTGGAAACTGCTTCCCACATgttctggggttcaaactcatCAAGGCAAGCCTGTGACTGACTGGGCTATCTCTCCACCtccacctttttttctttcctgcattACATTTtgtcttgaaacagggtctcatatagagTAGCTGACCTTGAGCTTGCTTTATCTGTTGAAGGTCCTTTTGGAAATAAGTTAACAAATTCAAGAGACTAGTGATAACTGAGTAGTTTTAAATATACAATTCTGCAGAAAGGGAACTTTGGCATACAGAAAAGGCATGAATCGCTAAGGGGATGATTTGACAACATttgagagtgtttttttttttttaaacgtagaTAGAGAAAGtccagttctctcctcctatAGGCCTATAGAGCTTGCATCTTGATCCCTATCTCATTGGCCTAGGATAAAAGCCTCAGCcagtaaaaaaaaattgggaCTGGAGAGTGGCCCCCTCCAATTGCTGGCCTCCCTATATGACCCAGATAAGTGACTAGGCCTAACACTTGTAACTTTCTAAAACAAAGAGGGGCTAGCCCGTAACCTGCATGCCTGTAATTTGGATGTACTCTAGCTTACCTCATGCAACAAAGCAATCCATGTCTTACACTCCTTATCCTCCTCCAAGAGCTCCAGAGTTCTGAGAAGTCTTGTTTGAGATTATGAAGTGTTTTTTGAGATGCATGAGACAGGTTACAAGATAAGGCTGCTGTTCACAGTTCCCAGCGCATCAAGGTGTGTTTTTACTCAAGATGGGTCTTGTTCATGAGATTGTTGTGATTTTCAGCCTTTCTTTTGGCCCGTGTGTCATTTATTTGTTCTGTCTGCCCAGCATCTCCTGGGAGAGCTgctgtgctcttccagagaaggCTTCAGAGTGCAAGGGACCACAAGCTCTACACAGGCAAGGACTTAATCCAAGGCAGTCACTGGTCACTTCCTGGTATGTCCCCTATGGATGAAGACAAACCAACCCTGGAGGAGGAAGCTGATTTGGGAACAGGTTAGAGATTAGGAACATGTGTCCCAGAAAGGACTGATCTTCTTGTGCAAGCAGCCCAAGGGgaacctggaagctctgggggactGGGATGTCCTGCTGAGCCAAGCCTCCCTGGCTATTGGTCACCTTTTTTACCCAACCCAAGTGGATGCTGGCCTGAATTTCCTCTCTCCCAGACCAAGGGGAGTGAGAGGTGCTGCCCCATGCCAGTTAAGTAGATGCTTTTGTTGTTAAGTTCCAGGCCTGGAGGAAGTAGGCTgggctgccctgtgtgtgtgctgaggggTCCCACCTAGGGTTTGGGGAAAGCCCTGGCCCCACAGCTGGCCTGGTTGTTGTCTCCAGGTTCATTGCTCCTAAGTGCAAGCAGTGACTCAGTGCTGCAGTTACTGAAGGCAGAGATGGCCAAGCAACAGCCTGGCCTGTGAGTGGTGTTTACAGCCCCCTATCTGGACTCTAAGGCCATTGGGCAGCAGTTTCTCTGCTCTGGGCATGAGCTCCCTAAGACTGAGCTGATGTAAAGCCTGCTGCTCATCAACCATGCAGGTGAGACTCCTTTCCAGACCAGGACTGTGAGCTCTAACTTCAATGCCCTTTGTGTAGGTAGAGAGTCAGTCCTGAAAATTCCAAAGTCCAATAGGAGAGAGAATGGACCAGTGTTACTATAGGCTTAGCCTTACCTGGTTATCTAAGGGGAGGAACtgtggaaaggggagggaaggagaagagcacCCTTCTGCTGTGCCATTTTTTCCATCAtgtttactgtttgttttgtttttcaggaactAATAGGGACGTTTCTAAAGGCTTCCTGAATGTGAAGGACCTAGCTAAGGTGAACAATTTGACTCTGAACCTGACCTCTATGTGCTGCTTGACTTGGGTACCCCGAATGCCTTTCCAGATAGTCCTGGCCTCAGTAAGACTGTGGTTACCAACTCATCTCTGTGTGCACAGCAGCCTTTCAAGGGCTGAAGGCTGTACTGGCATGAATTGCTGCCTGAGACATGGTGTACCAGGTCCTGGCTATTGAGGAACCCAGTGACACGGTGCTGAGCTACTCCCAGTGTAGATGGCTCAGACTGACATTGCTATCCCCAGACCTAGCTGGTacctctctggaggctgagcaAGGAGGAAAGTCTGATCTGTTTTCATTAAAGAATCCAAAGACTATAGTGCCCCTGCCTCTGGTCAGGATTCCTCACTTTGCAAGAACATTACAGAATCCCAAGAAGTTGGAGTAGTCGGGCAGAGCCACTCAGCCTTGGGAGTTGCCTAATTAGCAGGTGggataaaatatttatacaaataaaaatgatagagagttaaaaattaaaaacaaaactccttCTCTTTGTTAATGGCAGGCAGCAGCACAGATTTCAGAGACAGTTCATGGTtatcttccttatttccttccaaTGGTGTCACCAGATACAAGGGGAAGTGCTGCAGatgaacctcacttgggtcctagATCCAAGGGTGAAACTCGGGGTTCCAGTTATCAGTGGGCATGGAGTTGGCCTGGATGACAAACAAAtacgaacacaagggagtgtgctatctgaatgtaatttgtcaaattgagtaccagacttttaatacagaagaaaataggggaattaggtgacacatcggcaaggtacaatgaggttaccggatgcttaatgacttttacacagaacagagaaatgcaaacataaaaactggcaggaactgggcaataaaacaattgAGACAAAGTCCTCTCTATCTAagatcagctatattcttagaagccaagtgtttgaggtctttacactctcgaggcaagggctttcatgcccaagtcatggttctaattagggagttccgctctagctaaccttctcatcaataatgcaatactctaaaaccacagcccgatctacttcctaaaccattgtaaattcctgtatatgggaacagcttggcttttattctaagtgatagtattggggggactttctactaataagtaatgtagtatgccatacataactataataagaattctaaacttacattgttaagcttgccctgagatttctagctctatgtagtagatagtaatgcctgatttctttcactatctctcttacaatactagaggcaattctgaatgtcactgaatgggcaacatttttactgaattccaagcccagggccaGCTCAAGACTAGGGCATTGTTGAAGGCCAGGGAGCAAAGTTCGATTTGGCTTAGATATtgagcaagtcattgcttggaggcacctataataaaacaatactgaaagaaaacacacagatccattcgcaaggacaagtttggagcatttatTATACGGGATGctatggttccaggagactaagtttccgtgaaactctttgcctcaggactgcttccaggtttctaagccTGTCAAGTGAGTCACTACTAGAGTAGATGTAGCAGGGTGGCTCCACCTCCATCCTGAGGCTGGCCACCAATAATGGGTTCTTCTCAAATGACAGCAACTTTCTGATGGACAACCTCTTCTTGTTTGATGTCCTCTTCCTGGGTGAGGTTCTTTTTTCCATGAGGGTCTCTTTCTCTAAGATATCCCCAGAGGAGGATCCTGGAACACCTACACTCTTAGGTGGCTGCAGGTATCCACAGAGCTCCTCTTGGGGACTGCAGGAGGACATATTCCTGTCAGGCTTCTATGTGATGACTCTCATGGTCCTGACAATGCTGTGGCTTGGGGTGCCTGGGAAATCTGTGTGGAAGTAGGTGGTAAACATGCCTCACTGCCCCTGATCATGGGGTGCCTCATGATTTGGTGGATGGTTGGCCTCCTGCTGGGATTGATCATCAGCAGTTCAATGATGACATTGAGAATATCAATGGAAACATGGGAAGGGATGCTGAAGTTTGCAGAGATGATCTCCTGCTTTAAGTCCACAAAATACCTGCCTTGGAAAGGCAAGTTCCCAGATACCATGAGGAACAGGAGGACCCCTAAACTCCAGATATCTACAGGGGGGCCCTCATATTTCTCTGCTTGCAAGAGTTCCGGGGCACAGTAGGGCAGCGTGCCACAGAAACCTGCCAGCTTTTGTCCAGGAATCACTTCAGCAGCCAAGCCAAAATCACACAGCTTGGCATTTCCCCTGTAGTTGATCAAGATGTTGCTGGCCTTTATGTCTCTATGGACAATGTGATGGTCATGGCAGTACTGCACCGCATGTACTATCTGGGCAAACAACCTTCGAGTCTCGCTCTCCTCTAAAGACCCCACTTTGATGATGCGATCTTGTAGCTCTCCCTCTGAGGCATACTCCATCACCAGGTAGGTAGTCTCTCTTCTCTGGACCACATGAAACAGCTTGATAATGTTAGGATGGCTAAGTGATTTCATAATCCTGGCTTCCCTGCAGATGGGTGAGGTGTACTCCTTGGTGTTTTGGAGAATTTTTACAGCCACAGAGGTACTTGTGGGGACATGGAAGGCTCGTTTCACCACTGAAAATTTTCCTTCACCCAGTGTGTTCAGCATCTTATAGTTAGTGTCGAAGTTCTCTTCAATTGAGTAGCAGGCCTTCAGATCCTGCTCCATCATCTTCAGATCCTGCTCCGTCATCAGGCCCTCTATGACTTGCCTAGAACCAAACTTGCAacgagaaagtaaaaaaaaaaaaaagaggaacaaaacaaaaacaaaccatttaAAATCAGGCTGAAgagaatttttacatttaaatcttCTTACctccaaaagacaagaaaaatgccAGAAACATGTCAGACAACCTAATCAGGTATTTGGAATGCTTGGGAAGAGAAGAGCAAAGCACCTTCTAAAGCAGTAGACACAAACTATGACATAGATCAGTTTGACAGCAACCAAGTGCAAACTGATAGAACAAAACAAGGGATCACGAACAGTAAGAGCTGCTCATTGGAAAGAACCATCCTCTCCCCTGGTCTCAGCACACACTGAGAGCCAGTGCACCAAGAAAATCAGGTTCTAGAGGAGTGCATAAGACAACAAACAGACACTCCAACACCCACAGTGtccaggctggagagctggctctggagtccAAAATGTCAGCTACTCCTGTAGAGGACCTGCACTTGGTTCTCAAGACCCAGGTCAGATGGCCCACAACTGCCCTAAGTCCAGCTCTCAATCTTACACCTCTGGCCTCTAAGGCCACTTATACAGCAGACTCACCATCACTACATGCCACTTAAAATACTGATACAAATCTttctatataatgttatttatgAACCTTgttggtcagaagagggcatcagattctctggagtaGAACTACAGGCAGTTGTAGTGAGAGCTTCGTTTGGTTTAAAACCTAGGTATGGTATATGAACATGTTATTGCTTTAATTCCGGGTGTTTGacaagaggctcacaaccatctataaatccagttccagaaaactctgactccctcttctgacctccatagcagAGACCAGGAAGGTGGTGCTCAGACACACATGGAGGCAAAATACTCAAGCACATTATTGAAGACATAAAATATTCTAATTTatcaaatgtaactttaaaaagtaaaatagaagatAATAAAGAACATTGAAAAGTAAACACATAAATCAAGCCATCAAACACACAAACCATAACCACAAAAGCCTATCATAGTCACCAAAGTGTAGAGAAACTCACTATTTTGGGATCTGAAGCTCCTGAAGTCCAAGTCTAATCGCTCAGCATCATTGAACGCCAGTTGCTTTCCAATCAACTTACAGCTTCTGTCCTGTAATGACAGGAAGCAGCCTCATTCAGAGCTGTAAGTGGACAGGTGTCTATCATTCCTTACAATGGCTCCTGGTGTTGTCAAACCATGAAATTGATCAATGGTGTCCAGGCACAACCCACTGGCTTTCCCCacattctttcttgaaagacAGGATGTCTGATCTTGGTCATTGGGGCAGTAGAGGGCTGGTTACACTCAAATATCTGTCCCCAGTGTTGCCCAGTGACCCTTCGTCCTGCTAGGTCCACTGCCGAAGTTTCATAATTTTCCCTAAGCTATGCAAACAGGTAGGAACAATGTTCAAACAACTTGACACTTTGTGGAACTTTTGACACCCCAACTTTAACAAGGAATCTCCCCTTGTTAACAAGGAGTCCTAAGACTGATGATGGGCTCCAGAGCTTTGGTCCTCCCTCAGTTATGGATTCTGGCATTCATTGGCTACAGATGGACAGTGTTCAGCTTTTCACTTAGACCCTAGCCTTCATGACAACTTTGTAATAACTCATGTGTACACTAAAAGGattcaattattaattttttttaaacacacattCATAGGTGCTAAAGGATGGTAGCTATTTACTACATTGGTAGTTAGAACAAAATACTGTTTTCTATGGTAACCCAGGGTTTGAGACTAACACCTGTGAGGTTTAGAGGAAGATGATAACATTCATCCCATGTTCTCCATTAGGCCTGAGACTTCTCACCATAGCCCAGGATCCAGAGACAGTAACAATTCCCCTCTGTTTTTCCAAAGGGACAGGAGTTTGTAACGGAGTTCTGTGAAATGAGAGGTACACCATCCAAGCAGTAGGCAGCTTTTGTTCCTCAAcatgtttttgagttctttggcCAGTGGGACTCAAGGGCACAGACTTGATTCTTTGCTTCAAAATTACTATTGCCCCCATCTCCTATGCCTGAGAAGACACTAGCTTTCATAGCACATTTGCTCTACTTAAGACAGAAGATACATCATGGGATGACAGCTGCAGACAGAGGGACCCAAGTAGGTTCAGGGACAAGCAATTTTATCTTCCACAAAGGAAAGTTCTTCAAGGAAGTATAGTTGTGGCTCCTTTTAGACTTACATTTGTTCTGGCCTTGAACCTTTTCAGCTGCCCACTTCCTTAAATAGAATCAACAGAATAGGATCTGAGCATTGCCTTTGCTCCTTGCATGGAGTAATGATGTTTGAACTTCCAGGAAGATCAGAAGATAACCAGCCAGGAGGAATCTTTCTGCTAAAGCAGAGACACATTGGTGCCCTTGCTTAAGAGACCATCCAATCCTGTCAGTCCTCTGAACAGGAGGACTTGATGTGATGTGGCCTCTACTTGGAAAGTAAGGGTGTGAAcaaaacagggaaacagtgaaagaCTTGGATGGGGCAGGCATAAGAAAGTGTGATGGGGAGGAGAATGTGATCAATGTTCTTCATGTACATGTATGGAAATATCACTGAGAATGAACATGTTGTGTAGTTAACATAAACTAATGTTCCAAAATAGTGAAAGGAATATAGCCATGTaaaatagaacattttaaaacaaagtcaaaaaACTAAAGAACAAAGAAGATATAAATTCTTCCAATCATACGAACCAACAAAGGACTGGAAGAGAGAGTTAGtataaaagcagaaaacagaaacttCGGGATGACaagatgacttagtgggtaagaggactcttctgaaggccctgagttcaaatcccagcaatcacatggtgactcacaaccccctgtaatgagatctgatgccctcttctggtgcatctgaagacagctacactgtacttatgtataataataaataaatccttggaCCAGTATGAGCAGGGATGAGTGTGTggggctgaccagagtgagcagaggtcctaaaaattcaatttacagcaaccacatgaaggctcacaactatttttatagctacagtgcactcacaaatataaaataaatacacctttaaaaaacaaacaaacaagcaaacaaacaacccagtaaCCTCTAAACTGAAACCTaaggatttaaaagaaaactcactATGTTCAGATTCAACAATACACGAAGATCCAAGCGCAGTGGCTCAACAGCCTAGAACTCCAAATGCTCTCTACCAACCAACAGCTACTTCAGTCACTGTAAGGACAGGAGGCAGCCTTAGCCAGAGCTTAAGTGAGCAGGTCAATGACCTCCCAATGGCTCCTTTTGAGGTCAGAAGTAAAATGGACCAATGATGGTAGGGCACAGTTCACTGGTTTCTTTCACATTCTGTCCTCAGGACAGGAAAGGCTGGTTAGTGGGGCAGTAGAAACACCTGAAGAAGGTTACACCTAGTTAGTAGTCCCTAGATCCCTTATTGTGAGGAATTTGACCATGAAAGTTAGCCTGGCCTTCAGTTGGGCTAAGGCTAGAAGCCCAGAGACATTGAAgggatggtaggaactttgcctGCAGCAGGCACCTGGCCCTTGTCACTAGATGCAGGCCCTTATAGAATTGTGTTTATCAGTAAAGTAAGGGCAATGCCCAAAGCCCTTCCACATGTAGCCTGAACATCTCAGACCAAGTTAATAGGAAAagagatgtgacctgtggtcacttagactcaagacagatctccattctaatgaggtacctagaggccttgagttcttagccaataagctttccttctcaGACATTCCTCCCAGCAaatggtatttaatctcaggcccatcctgagaagtggggtatggttttactcattcaatttctgccatgacaataaataccttaacaccatggactgcctcttttcattgggatccacTGTGGGGAGCCACAGAGATGGCCCTTGCCTATAGAGCCACTGTCTAATTTCCTGTAGAAAGTCTATTTGCATTCTCAACCACAACTGCCACCAAGTCAAGTTGGCCTCtctcaagccaaggactctccacaatggaccagccagagctctcccCTTTCCCACGCACAGCCCAGGGCTAGCTCCATCCCACAGGCCCAGATTCTGTTCTCAGATCTTCCTCTATTTGCAGAGGTGCTGGAGTGTCCAAGAATTTGGGAACTCCATGGCTCTAGCCTCTTCTCAGGCCCAGGGACCTTCAAGCCAGCTGTGACTGCCACGCACCTCAGACTGTAGTTTCCCACAGCCCAATACCCACTCAGCAATGGCATGGGACTAGCACAAACTCCCTTTGTCCTACCTTCTCAAGCAGCCGATCCCTGTGTTAGAGTGGACACAGGACTCACAACCCTACCCCCTATGACCAACTCTATCTGCCAGGCTATATTTTCAAGATTTTTGGCAACTGGACCAACAGGGCCACATGCTAGGGACCAATGTTCAAACTCAGGACCCTTTCTTGGATAGTTGATATCTCTATTGCTTGGGGAATCTCTAGAGTTACAGAACATATGGAATGTCTTTCTATATTGAAGTAATTCATTATGgcaacttacagtctgtagtctaacttcccaacaatggtcagctgtgaatgggaagtccaagaatctagtagttgatcagtcccatgaggctagttgtttcagctggtcttctgttgaagtagattccaacaggtatgctggcaagtaaatgcaagtggttaaaaagagtgaatcttccttcttccaccgtccttatgtaggtctccctcagaaggtgtggccaagattaaaggtgtgtactacaatCCCTGGAACAGGGATttatctcaggctgaccttgaactcagagatctcttggctttagtctcctgggattaaaggtgtgtactatctTGTCTTAGCCTAATCTTTTCATAGTCACTTTGcatcaagatctccatgccaagatccaggtcagaaacttgtgtcttccagcctcaagatctggatcacaggtgagccctccaattctggattttggtttattccagatatagtcaacgtgaccaccaggaatagccattaccaTATCCAAACCCCAATAAAGACCCTTCCCACTTTCATAATACTAAGTGAAGTCATCTGAATCCCACCAGGCTGCAGAGTGCTATCCTTCACTGGGCGTGCACACTCTATTAGTGTGCTTTATCTTGCTGGGATTCAAAACACCACAAAGAaatgcaacttggggaagaaagggtttatttggctttcactTCCCAATCATAGCCTACATGAGTGGAAGtcgggcaggaactcaagacaggactCTTGAGGCCAGAACTGAGGTAGAGGTCATGGAGTAAAGCTGCTTACTTTGACTGAgcctgcatatatatacatatatacagccaTGGCCTCGTATCCAGAGACATAAATCAATCATGTGCTCCCCCATAGAATTACCTACAAACGAATTAggttccttcttcttccccataTTTATCTAGCTGGTGTCAAGTTTCCAAAAACTAATTGGCACACACTAACATTCATATATTAGTGCGTGGATAACATGGTTCTCCTTTTACTTGGACACAAGCATTCTGTAATAAGTGTTGGTTTATAGAACCTGTCTAACTCATTTCAAAAAcatcagttcttttatttttagattcagAGTAATAAGAATAAAATGGTAGCTTGTGAGGGACACTGGGATGCTGTGACACAATGCTCTGTTTCCCAGGACACTCCAGGGTGACTACCATCTATGGGGCTCAGAGGAAGAGACTTTGTCACATCTTCACCAAAAAATCATTTACCCCGTTTCTCACCACAGAGAAAGTTGGAGTCCAGAAGTGTTAAGCTAGGCCCTTCATGCTatggaaacaaacaaagataTGTTCCTAAGGAATCCCCTATTCTAAAGTCCagattggtggaataacttggtatagatatttgtggatttttttaaaagaattatttatttattatatataagtacactgtagctgtcttcagacactccagaagagggcgtcagatcttgttacagatggttgtgggccaccatgtggttgctgggatttgaacactggacctttggaagagcagtcgggtgctcttacccactgagccatctcaccagccttgttTGTGGATTTTAGCCATTAAAAACACTgtagggctgggcatggtggcacacacctttatcctagcactcaggaggcagagacaggcagatttctgagttccaggccagcctggtctacaaagtgagttccaggacagccagagctatacagagaaaccctgtctcgaaaaaacattaaaaaaaagtgtcaTTGTGACACAggtaatacaaaacaaaaacaaaaacaaaaaaccctcctgCATGGGATAAACCACTCAGATAAATCTTACATGTTCCAGTATATGTGGATATTACCTGTTGAATCAATGTTAAACTAGCTACAATCAATAGAACCACAGAAATTGGATACAGAGTAAGAGACAATGGGGGTACATGTAGATCTTgttaggaaagagaaatagaatagctATCATTGAAGGGGGACTGGAATGGAAGATCAAgtggggaagtggaggggagagacagctaacataagggccatttgaggggtagtatggaaacctgtacaacagaagcttcctaaaatatatacatatataagtgtgctctaaatgaaattattaaataatggGAGAGATAGAGCCTCACTTGCCATCTCTTCTCACTAAATGAAGTTTCCTGTCCTGGGATAAGGTTATATCTAATTGTCTTGTTCAGAGCTATCCTGTGAGAATCCCTAAAAAAACCCAGGCTATTTCCAGGACTATAGCTTGCTGACAGCTAAGACCATTTCTGAAACAAACTAAGCAACTCAATGAACATGGAGGAGCCAAGCTGAtatgcctacatagagcctttaaCCCTATGTTCTATTGCCTTTGGTACAGGAAGATCCTGTGCAtgctaccaaaagaaaaacaaacaccaagtcaGCCACAAACTCTCCAATCTACAATGATGCCCCGC
This Mus musculus strain C57BL/6J chromosome 7, GRCm38.p6 C57BL/6J DNA region includes the following protein-coding sequences:
- the Gm6176 gene encoding sperm motility kinase X-like; this encodes MTEQDLKMMEQDLKACYSIEENFDTNYKMLNTLGEGKFSVVKRAFHVPTSTSVAVKILQNTKEYTSPICREARIMKSLSHPNIIKLFHVVQRRETTYLVMEYASEGELQDRIIKVGSLEESETRRLFAQIVHAVQYCHDHHIVHRDIKASNILINYRGNAKLCDFGLAAEVIPGQKLAGFCGTLPYCAPELLQAEKYEGPPVDIWSLGVLLFLMVSGNLPFQGRYFVDLKQEIISANFSIPSHVSIDILNVIIELLMINPSRRPTIHQIMRHPMIRGSEACLPPTSTQISQAPQATALSGP